One part of the Mariniblastus fucicola genome encodes these proteins:
- a CDS encoding M10 family metallopeptidase yields the protein MGRPVVEHFNTNIFLNSVINGEDLFSTIDPDGDVISFFRVEDYQDDPTGGFFRLNGVAIPNGTQFRVEAEDLPFLEYVSGSRIGWEGFRVIAVDVNGEFSTAADSGRLYTVRENVTKPRVQNLPFDALADEATAVASFIKGYDPDGYPITQFYIRDRSVDLGFLTLDGEALAQGEYHLIKTEELEGLYYNTTGATSSEKFDIFAYDGELWSERGSYDVGTTANVNRPVAQFTRGDVNSRDIIAIEPLANITDDDGNSIKWYEFWNTSPHAVHGDLLLDGVVQPRKEWIRVEADQLDDLEFLAPDRDFVQQIRYRGYDGKYQSGNGTISITTTYVPPPIPPSIEAVVPKVDVRQLQTFEVDSLFTVNEPGLPATEFQIFDGNSDSFSGEFLLFNSPLATDVVHTLTPAEFSVVDYISGPYIVRSNEGIYARVGNGDWSPWARIEMHTEPEFDQAFFTNQVNPVSWVPILNQGTEVTRLTYSFMQNFPDYETGEAVNNDDPPEQFSQLTPIQRNAVHMGFENLEQFANVEFVQVSDTSTNELGQRGGLLRIGNYFVEDSTAGAFAFFPSTAPQGGDIWLNLGSISTTDMSQGTYSYTAFIHEVGHAMGLKHPHGGNSAYQPGGQEAAPWLPDSTDDQRFSVMTYTFGPAFAWTYQIYDIYNLQTLYGANMSYNTGDDVYSYDSLGGSPDALQAIWDAGGNDTLSAEGVTTASLLDLRAGQLSNLGSFTTNIGIAFNVDIENAIGGDASDVITGNHVDNVLDGGLGNDTIWGGSGNDFMTGGAGSDTFVFGVADQNDTIDEQRLAGRDTIRLANFPQLDSLEEDIRFSFEGRDLIIDLRLDGQDVSDGTLRIVNQTWGGSRIESLELNGTLIDLSDLSQQVTAGNDTFRITETTSNFGNLAVPV from the coding sequence ATGGGCCGTCCAGTCGTTGAACACTTCAACACAAACATCTTTCTCAACTCCGTTATCAATGGGGAAGACCTCTTCTCGACCATTGATCCAGACGGGGATGTGATCTCCTTTTTTAGAGTCGAAGATTACCAGGACGATCCGACCGGCGGGTTCTTTCGTCTCAACGGCGTCGCGATCCCCAACGGTACTCAGTTTCGCGTTGAAGCCGAAGATCTTCCGTTTCTGGAGTACGTCAGCGGTTCGCGCATTGGCTGGGAAGGCTTCCGCGTCATCGCAGTAGATGTGAATGGCGAGTTTTCGACAGCCGCCGATTCCGGTCGCCTGTACACGGTTCGAGAAAACGTCACGAAACCGAGAGTTCAGAACTTGCCGTTCGATGCGCTTGCTGATGAAGCAACTGCAGTCGCGTCATTCATCAAGGGCTACGATCCTGACGGCTACCCGATTACACAATTCTACATTCGGGATCGCAGCGTTGATTTGGGCTTCCTGACGCTTGACGGTGAAGCACTTGCTCAGGGCGAGTACCATTTAATCAAAACGGAAGAGCTCGAAGGGCTCTACTACAACACAACCGGAGCGACGTCTTCTGAGAAGTTCGACATCTTCGCTTACGACGGCGAGCTTTGGAGCGAGCGCGGCAGCTACGATGTTGGAACGACTGCCAACGTCAACCGTCCCGTCGCCCAGTTCACTCGAGGCGATGTAAATTCCCGCGACATCATCGCGATCGAGCCACTGGCAAACATCACCGACGATGATGGCAACTCGATCAAGTGGTATGAATTCTGGAACACCAGCCCGCACGCGGTGCATGGCGACCTGCTTCTCGATGGTGTGGTCCAACCTCGCAAGGAATGGATTCGCGTCGAAGCAGATCAGCTCGACGATCTGGAGTTTCTGGCTCCTGATCGCGACTTTGTTCAGCAGATCCGGTATCGCGGTTACGACGGAAAATACCAAAGCGGAAACGGAACGATCTCGATCACGACGACTTACGTTCCGCCACCGATTCCACCTAGCATTGAAGCAGTCGTTCCCAAAGTGGACGTTCGTCAGCTTCAGACTTTCGAAGTCGACTCACTTTTCACCGTTAACGAGCCAGGCCTTCCTGCGACAGAGTTTCAGATTTTTGACGGTAATTCCGACTCCTTCTCGGGCGAGTTCCTGCTCTTCAATTCTCCGCTTGCCACGGACGTTGTTCACACGTTGACCCCAGCGGAATTTTCAGTCGTTGATTACATTTCAGGTCCCTACATTGTTCGTTCCAACGAAGGCATTTACGCTCGTGTCGGAAACGGCGACTGGAGCCCTTGGGCTCGAATTGAAATGCACACGGAACCTGAGTTCGACCAGGCCTTTTTCACCAATCAGGTGAATCCAGTCAGTTGGGTTCCGATTCTCAATCAGGGAACCGAGGTCACGCGACTGACTTACAGCTTCATGCAAAACTTTCCTGACTACGAAACGGGAGAAGCGGTCAACAACGACGATCCACCAGAGCAGTTCTCGCAGTTGACGCCCATCCAGCGAAACGCCGTTCACATGGGATTCGAAAATCTCGAGCAATTCGCGAACGTTGAGTTTGTCCAAGTTTCTGACACATCCACCAACGAGCTTGGCCAGCGCGGCGGCCTCTTGCGAATTGGCAACTACTTTGTTGAAGACTCAACTGCTGGTGCGTTTGCGTTCTTCCCATCAACGGCTCCGCAAGGTGGCGACATTTGGTTGAATCTCGGTTCAATCTCCACAACGGACATGAGCCAGGGGACTTATTCGTACACAGCGTTCATACACGAGGTTGGCCACGCGATGGGGCTGAAGCACCCGCACGGCGGAAACTCTGCGTATCAGCCGGGTGGTCAGGAAGCGGCTCCATGGCTTCCTGATTCAACGGATGATCAGCGTTTCTCAGTCATGACTTACACGTTTGGTCCTGCGTTCGCGTGGACGTACCAAATTTACGACATCTACAACCTGCAGACTCTGTATGGTGCGAACATGTCGTACAACACTGGTGACGATGTCTATAGCTACGATTCGCTCGGCGGCAGCCCGGATGCCCTACAGGCGATTTGGGATGCTGGCGGAAATGACACGCTTTCTGCTGAAGGGGTCACGACGGCGTCACTGCTTGACTTGCGTGCGGGTCAGCTAAGCAACCTTGGCAGCTTTACGACCAACATCGGGATCGCATTTAATGTCGACATTGAAAACGCAATTGGCGGCGACGCAAGCGATGTCATCACAGGCAATCATGTCGACAACGTGCTTGACGGAGGCCTGGGCAATGACACTATTTGGGGCGGTAGCGGAAACGACTTCATGACCGGCGGAGCTGGTAGTGACACGTTTGTCTTCGGAGTTGCCGATCAGAACGACACCATCGACGAGCAACGCCTCGCAGGTCGCGACACCATTCGACTCGCCAATTTCCCTCAGCTCGATAGCCTGGAAGAAGACATTCGTTTCAGTTTCGAAGGCCGTGACTTGATCATCGACTTGAGACTTGATGGTCAGGACGTGAGCGATGGAACGCTTCGCATCGTCAATCAGACGTGGGGAGGCTCTCGCATCGAATCGCTGGAACTGAACGGGACACTGATCGACCTGTCGGACCTGTCGCAACAGGTCACCGCCGGGAATGACACGTTCCGAATCACCGAAACGACCAGCAACTTCGGCAACCTGGCTGTACCAGTTTAG
- a CDS encoding OprO/OprP family phosphate-selective porin: MPRIISNYVVAVAALAAMAFTSNATAQDFNAYPVTFRKLQDDGTAGQEEASLAEQIEEMKARLEELEYDLKEKLDDERANDSRKSDTAFDKRLTAIESSVKVQGDSIEDIDSQIPGFVISGHKKPKMKIFGRLHLDWWSFPDAEDGIAALEGEDPEDRVAFRRMRIGVSGDLNDTMFYKYEGEFAGGNDPSYRDAYIGFRDTPLFNTILIGNHKRPYGYDHLNSSRYNIFIERPYIVEAFNQDSRRIGISSNGFNKSKTANWRFGAWHQELTQEGIGFISDHYQPEIAGRLALTPWYDETSGGRGYLHLGVSGSYGWPDGSTATADNAARYRTRAESRHKNRWLDTGRILGADTNNLLGLEAVFNAGAFQLSGEYMTVGVNRVDAIGENLRFDGGYVQAAYMLTGEHMPWNRERGVLGRLKPFENFFSVRDCEGDVKRGLGAWQTAVRYSWADLTDQDIIGGQGDSLTFATNWYWNPYARMQFNYILGEINRPATTDVGGEYNAVGVRFMVDF, from the coding sequence ATGCCCAGAATAATTTCAAACTACGTCGTTGCCGTTGCTGCTTTGGCCGCAATGGCGTTCACGTCAAATGCAACCGCACAGGACTTCAACGCGTATCCCGTGACGTTTCGGAAGTTGCAGGATGATGGTACCGCGGGGCAGGAAGAGGCCTCGCTCGCGGAACAGATTGAGGAGATGAAAGCTCGGTTGGAAGAGCTGGAATACGACCTCAAAGAGAAGCTTGATGATGAGCGTGCCAACGATTCTCGGAAGTCCGATACCGCCTTCGACAAGCGCCTAACCGCGATCGAGTCTTCTGTCAAAGTTCAGGGCGATTCGATCGAAGATATTGATAGTCAAATTCCCGGCTTCGTCATCAGCGGACACAAAAAACCAAAGATGAAGATCTTCGGACGACTCCATCTTGACTGGTGGTCGTTTCCGGATGCGGAAGACGGAATCGCTGCTTTGGAAGGAGAAGATCCGGAGGATCGTGTCGCGTTTCGCCGGATGCGAATTGGAGTTAGCGGTGATCTGAATGACACCATGTTCTACAAGTACGAAGGTGAATTTGCCGGAGGCAACGATCCATCATACCGGGACGCATACATCGGATTTCGCGACACCCCTCTGTTTAACACCATTCTGATCGGTAATCACAAACGCCCCTACGGCTACGATCACCTCAATAGCAGTCGCTACAACATTTTTATTGAGCGACCATATATCGTTGAAGCTTTCAACCAGGACTCCCGCCGTATCGGAATCTCGTCCAACGGTTTCAATAAAAGCAAAACAGCGAACTGGCGATTCGGAGCATGGCATCAGGAATTGACTCAGGAAGGCATCGGCTTCATCAGCGATCACTATCAGCCCGAGATTGCCGGACGACTGGCGTTGACTCCCTGGTACGATGAAACGTCCGGCGGTCGTGGCTATCTGCATCTCGGTGTTTCCGGATCCTACGGTTGGCCGGATGGAAGCACAGCGACTGCGGACAATGCTGCTCGCTATCGGACTCGAGCCGAATCGCGTCACAAGAATCGCTGGCTGGATACGGGCCGAATTCTCGGAGCCGACACCAACAATCTGCTGGGACTTGAGGCCGTCTTCAATGCGGGAGCGTTTCAACTTTCAGGTGAATACATGACTGTGGGCGTGAACCGTGTGGATGCGATCGGCGAGAACCTTCGCTTTGATGGCGGCTACGTTCAGGCAGCCTACATGCTGACCGGTGAGCATATGCCGTGGAATCGTGAGCGAGGCGTGCTTGGAAGGCTTAAGCCATTCGAAAACTTCTTTTCTGTTCGTGACTGTGAAGGCGACGTAAAACGTGGTCTTGGTGCCTGGCAAACTGCAGTTCGTTACTCGTGGGCTGACCTCACGGATCAGGACATCATCGGAGGCCAGGGAGACTCGCTTACTTTCGCGACCAACTGGTACTGGAATCCCTACGCCCGAATGCAGTTCAACTACATTCTCGGCGAGATCAATCGTCCGGCGACGACGGACGTCGGTGGTGAGTACAACGCCGTCGGTGTCCGCTTCATGGTCGACTTTTAG
- a CDS encoding family 16 glycoside hydrolase, translated as MLRFLALALLLAGSNCFANDWIELSQGDSLDGWKQVGGEATFVVKDGVITGTTGPGDNSFLTTGPYSDFELEFEVKCDPELNSGVQIRSHQYAKDSPQESKPTRIRKTGETFGYQCEIRSDAQGDHGCAGNFWDEARRTRWLDDSIDGAEKQKAYRPGEWNQFRVLARGSHIQSFINGVAVANFNDGRDASGFIGLQVHKIKQGTGPFSVSWRNVRVRELPKAKPLLLVSASYGKNMIAICELDGTVVWKHETAGPTEGHAGHHEIQMLPNGNILYHDDWDVVKEMKLDGTEVWKYASSNVHAFTRLADGNTMIAESGRQRIIVVDAEGSIVNSTPLGDQGRGHTRQAEVLSNGNYLVCAEQPGVVTEYDVEGNIVWEYEIGTRVYGAIRLRNGNTLICSGSGNSVVEVSPEKKVVWEIKGTVPETNIDLKWTACVKELPDGQIVIDNCHAGPDNPQLIKLDANRKVVWNFNQFDLVGNGMACFDYINGEQAAKVREIIAGLK; from the coding sequence ATGCTTCGATTCCTCGCACTGGCTTTACTGCTGGCGGGCTCAAACTGCTTCGCCAACGACTGGATTGAACTCAGCCAAGGCGATTCCCTTGATGGCTGGAAACAAGTCGGAGGTGAAGCAACTTTCGTTGTCAAAGATGGGGTCATCACCGGCACTACGGGTCCGGGAGATAACTCATTTCTAACGACGGGACCTTACTCCGATTTCGAGCTTGAATTCGAAGTTAAATGTGATCCGGAATTAAACTCTGGTGTTCAGATTCGCAGCCACCAATACGCCAAAGATTCGCCCCAGGAATCCAAACCCACGCGAATTCGAAAAACCGGCGAGACGTTTGGCTATCAATGCGAAATCCGCAGTGATGCGCAGGGCGATCACGGCTGTGCCGGGAATTTTTGGGATGAAGCTCGTCGCACAAGATGGCTGGACGATTCCATCGACGGGGCTGAAAAGCAGAAGGCGTACCGGCCTGGAGAGTGGAATCAGTTCCGTGTTCTTGCGAGGGGAAGTCACATTCAAAGCTTCATCAACGGAGTCGCTGTCGCCAATTTCAACGATGGCCGGGACGCATCGGGATTTATTGGACTGCAGGTTCACAAGATCAAGCAAGGCACCGGTCCATTCAGCGTTTCGTGGCGAAATGTGAGAGTGCGTGAATTGCCCAAGGCCAAGCCTCTATTGTTGGTCAGTGCTTCGTACGGCAAGAACATGATCGCGATCTGCGAGCTCGATGGGACGGTCGTATGGAAACACGAAACCGCTGGTCCGACAGAAGGACACGCGGGACACCACGAAATTCAAATGCTTCCCAACGGCAATATTCTCTATCACGACGACTGGGATGTGGTCAAGGAAATGAAACTCGACGGCACGGAAGTCTGGAAGTACGCCAGCTCCAATGTTCATGCCTTTACGCGGTTGGCGGATGGCAACACGATGATCGCAGAGTCAGGTCGCCAGCGGATCATCGTGGTCGACGCGGAAGGAAGCATCGTCAATTCCACGCCACTCGGAGATCAGGGACGGGGTCACACGCGACAGGCAGAAGTTCTTTCCAATGGCAACTATCTGGTTTGTGCAGAACAGCCCGGTGTGGTCACGGAGTACGACGTCGAAGGTAACATCGTTTGGGAATACGAAATCGGAACTCGCGTTTACGGTGCGATTCGTCTGAGAAATGGCAACACGTTAATCTGTTCGGGCAGCGGCAATTCAGTCGTTGAAGTTTCACCCGAAAAGAAAGTTGTTTGGGAGATCAAAGGCACAGTGCCCGAAACCAACATTGATTTGAAATGGACCGCGTGCGTTAAGGAGTTGCCTGACGGGCAGATTGTCATCGACAATTGTCACGCCGGACCTGACAATCCGCAGTTAATCAAGCTCGACGCCAATCGAAAAGTCGTCTGGAACTTCAACCAGTTTGATTTGGTCGGCAACGGAATGGCTTGCTTTGACTACATCAATGGCGAACAAGCAGCCAAAGTCCGAGAAATCATAGCAGGGTTGAAATAG
- a CDS encoding aspartate aminotransferase family protein → MSEETHSKSRSLYAEAIKVLPGGVSRNMICRKPHPDYATAGTGCHVTDIDGTVRIDFANNTASLIHGHAHPAIVSAVTEQLQRGTAFSMATESELRFAQHLCSRNQSFEKIRFMNSGTEAVMAMIKAARAITGRPKIAKSEGAYHGTYDYAEVSQKSKPENWGLADSPASVPLARGTPQRALEDVVIVPFNNVDQTIDLLNQHKDELACVMIDPLPHRAGLVPATPEFMEAIRAWTTENGALFALDEVISFRMGYGGACDWYPNVQPDLTSLGKIIGGGFPVGALAGKDEFMACLDPTKDRLPFPFSGTFSANPITMTGGLVAMERFDRAAVEQLNLLGNYARKEIEAAIHSTGTEACVTGAGSMFRVYLKSKTPTEYRSAWQDADEVQKINFLVDHLYHHGFMMIGTCSAALSTVLGKDEVDQLVESLAAGFQKLKSQT, encoded by the coding sequence ATGAGCGAGGAAACCCATTCAAAAAGTCGTTCGCTGTACGCGGAGGCGATCAAAGTTCTGCCCGGCGGGGTTAGCCGCAACATGATCTGCCGCAAGCCACATCCGGACTATGCCACGGCCGGAACCGGTTGCCATGTCACCGACATCGACGGAACGGTTCGTATAGATTTTGCCAACAATACGGCATCGCTGATTCATGGTCACGCTCATCCCGCGATCGTCAGCGCGGTCACTGAACAGTTGCAACGCGGGACTGCGTTTTCGATGGCAACCGAATCGGAGTTGCGATTTGCTCAACACCTCTGTAGCCGCAACCAGAGCTTCGAGAAAATTCGGTTTATGAACTCCGGAACCGAAGCCGTGATGGCGATGATCAAAGCAGCACGTGCGATTACCGGTCGGCCAAAGATTGCCAAGTCGGAAGGTGCCTACCATGGCACGTACGACTATGCAGAAGTCAGTCAAAAGTCGAAGCCAGAAAACTGGGGCTTGGCAGATAGTCCTGCAAGTGTTCCGTTGGCCAGAGGAACGCCGCAGCGTGCTCTCGAAGATGTCGTCATCGTTCCGTTTAACAACGTTGATCAAACAATCGACCTGCTGAATCAGCACAAAGACGAACTGGCGTGCGTGATGATTGATCCTCTTCCGCATCGTGCCGGTCTGGTTCCCGCTACGCCGGAATTCATGGAAGCCATCCGGGCGTGGACGACAGAGAACGGTGCTTTGTTTGCTTTGGACGAAGTCATCTCGTTCCGCATGGGATACGGCGGAGCCTGCGACTGGTATCCAAACGTTCAGCCAGACTTGACGTCTCTGGGAAAGATCATCGGCGGCGGGTTTCCGGTTGGTGCGCTGGCTGGGAAAGACGAATTCATGGCCTGTTTGGATCCAACGAAAGACCGTCTGCCGTTTCCGTTTTCCGGTACTTTCTCCGCGAATCCAATCACGATGACGGGCGGTCTGGTCGCGATGGAACGATTTGATCGAGCCGCGGTTGAGCAGCTGAATCTGCTGGGCAACTATGCTCGCAAGGAGATCGAAGCGGCGATTCACTCGACTGGAACCGAAGCTTGCGTCACTGGAGCCGGATCAATGTTCCGCGTGTATCTCAAATCAAAAACGCCGACTGAGTATCGCTCGGCCTGGCAGGATGCTGACGAAGTCCAGAAGATTAACTTTCTGGTCGACCATCTCTATCACCATGGTTTCATGATGATTGGCACCTGTTCCGCCGCGCTCTCAACCGTGTTGGGTAAAGACGAAGTTGATCAACTGGTTGAAAGTTTGGCTGCCGGTTTTCAAAAGCTGAAGTCGCAAACGTGA